Proteins encoded together in one Yersinia mollaretii ATCC 43969 window:
- a CDS encoding type I secretion system permease/ATPase, with amino-acid sequence MTTQSTQTEVWIAAMARVASRYGKPADVNFLAQQMRWFEQLSGLRQLERLGGLLGLQVNVVPLKKVQWRNALLPVLLELEPGSVAVVERISDEGLVNYWLSDGGDVVRETNLQTLLDSSQGQVVMVGIANRGRDQRIDEFVQPYRKYWFWQNFRGAGRKIAEISLASVLGNILALGGILFSMQVYDRVIPAQSFTTLWVLFFGVLLAAVMEYIIRLTRTQISDLMGKKIDLNVSSMLFVRAMSIKNEARPKSTGSFISQLREIDQVRELLTSTTVGAAADMPFVLLFLAIMAFIGGPLVVIPLLAIPLIVIPGLLIQFPMAKLAKEGMRESALRNAILVETIEGIEDIKALQAEPYFQRQWEQTHEVSAAVGMKQRLWGARLSGWSSTVSQLTYAGMLVFGTYLVLGGEITTGTLVASSLLSSRTIAPLMQLTLVFSRWQHAKSAMAGLNELLKKPLDRPEEGEMAHCPILNGHYQLRNLQYTYDEEKGQNVITIGSLELKPGEKVAILGRVGAGKSTLLKLLAGQASATQGKVIIDGVDIKQIEPADLRRQLGFLSQDSRLFFGSLRQNLMLGHPHATEQEMLQALRISGAITLVQQDAASLDRIINEGGQGLSGGQRQMVLLSRMILRNPQVVLMDEPTASMDEQLEESVIRQMHTWLEGRMLVLVTHRPALLKLVDRIIVMDNGRVVADGPRDHILNTIAHKSQQGAA; translated from the coding sequence ATGACAACGCAATCGACACAAACAGAAGTCTGGATAGCCGCGATGGCAAGGGTTGCCAGCCGTTATGGCAAACCTGCGGATGTCAATTTTCTTGCTCAGCAAATGCGCTGGTTCGAGCAGCTTAGTGGCTTGCGCCAACTGGAGCGCCTCGGCGGTTTACTGGGCTTGCAAGTGAATGTGGTGCCACTGAAAAAAGTGCAATGGCGCAATGCATTACTGCCGGTCTTACTGGAGTTGGAACCGGGCAGTGTGGCGGTGGTCGAGCGCATCAGCGACGAGGGCTTGGTCAATTACTGGCTCAGTGATGGCGGTGATGTAGTGCGTGAAACAAACCTGCAAACGCTATTGGATAGCAGCCAAGGGCAGGTGGTGATGGTCGGCATCGCCAACCGTGGCCGCGACCAGCGGATTGATGAGTTTGTCCAGCCCTACCGCAAGTACTGGTTTTGGCAAAACTTTCGTGGTGCGGGGCGTAAAATCGCCGAAATCTCACTTGCCTCGGTACTGGGTAATATCTTGGCTTTGGGCGGGATACTCTTCTCCATGCAGGTCTACGATAGGGTGATTCCGGCGCAGTCATTCACCACGCTATGGGTATTGTTCTTTGGCGTGTTATTGGCTGCGGTGATGGAATATATCATTCGCCTGACCCGCACCCAGATCTCTGACTTGATGGGCAAGAAAATTGATCTGAATGTCTCGTCGATGCTGTTTGTCCGCGCGATGTCGATCAAAAACGAAGCGCGGCCCAAATCCACCGGATCATTTATCTCCCAATTACGAGAGATTGATCAGGTGCGCGAGCTGCTGACCTCCACTACCGTGGGGGCGGCGGCGGATATGCCCTTTGTCCTACTGTTTCTGGCGATCATGGCCTTTATCGGTGGCCCGCTGGTGGTGATCCCGCTTTTGGCTATCCCGCTGATTGTTATCCCCGGTTTATTGATTCAATTTCCGATGGCGAAGCTGGCGAAAGAGGGGATGCGCGAAAGTGCGCTGCGCAACGCGATCTTGGTCGAAACCATTGAGGGCATTGAGGATATCAAAGCGCTACAGGCCGAGCCTTACTTCCAGCGCCAATGGGAGCAAACGCACGAAGTCAGTGCCGCCGTTGGCATGAAACAGCGCCTATGGGGTGCGCGCCTCAGCGGCTGGTCCTCGACGGTTTCGCAACTCACCTATGCGGGCATGTTGGTGTTCGGCACCTATCTGGTCTTGGGCGGTGAAATTACCACCGGTACGCTGGTCGCCAGCAGCTTGCTCTCGTCGAGAACCATCGCACCGCTGATGCAACTGACCTTGGTTTTCTCCCGCTGGCAACATGCAAAAAGCGCCATGGCGGGTCTCAATGAGCTGCTCAAAAAACCCTTGGATCGCCCGGAAGAGGGGGAGATGGCCCACTGCCCAATACTCAATGGACACTATCAACTGCGCAACCTGCAATATACCTATGACGAGGAGAAGGGGCAAAACGTCATCACCATTGGCTCTCTGGAGCTAAAACCCGGCGAAAAAGTGGCGATCCTCGGCAGAGTCGGGGCCGGTAAATCGACCTTGCTGAAGCTGCTCGCGGGTCAGGCCAGCGCCACCCAAGGCAAAGTGATTATTGACGGTGTGGATATCAAACAGATCGAACCGGCTGATTTACGGCGTCAATTGGGCTTCTTATCGCAGGACTCCCGCTTATTCTTTGGCTCTCTACGGCAAAACCTGATGCTGGGGCACCCCCATGCCACCGAACAGGAGATGCTACAGGCGCTGCGCATTAGCGGTGCAATCACCTTGGTGCAGCAAGATGCCGCCAGTCTGGATCGCATTATTAATGAAGGCGGGCAAGGGTTGTCTGGTGGGCAGCGGCAAATGGTATTGCTGAGCCGAATGATTTTACGTAATCCGCAGGTGGTGTTGATGGATGAGCCGACCGCCTCCATGGATGAGCAGTTGGAGGAGTCTGTCATTCGCCAGATGCACACTTGGCTTGAGGGCCGCATGTTGGTGCTGGTGACCCATCGGCCTGCGCTATTAAAGCTGGTAGATCGCATAATTGTGATGGATAACGGCCGCGTGGTAGCTGATGGTCCACGGGACCACATCCTCAATACGATTGCCCATAAATCTCAGCAAGGTGCCGCTTAA
- a CDS encoding HlyD family efflux transporter periplasmic adaptor subunit, protein MSNLSLQQERAHQEQRMSLIVWLTLVGMIVMFVWAYFAILDEVTVGTGKVTPSSRAQLIESLDGGIINELLVHEGAIINKGQILARLDPTRFQSNYGEAAARVRTLRASSERLRAELTGAALAFGADTLKEPELVARETQFYLSRRQNLNETVSNLQQSLKLVQQELRMTEPLVAKGAASQVEVIRLQRQISDLRGKIDEARNQYAVRAREEQVKNNADLDAQLQVVSGKQDQLTRTTLISPVRGIVKDIQVSTVGGVLQPGGKLMEIVPIEEQLLIETRINPRDIAYIRPGLAATVKITAYDSSIYGNLTGVVETVSPDTLQDEIKRDQFYYRIYIRTDRAELINKAGKSFPILPGMVASVEIKTGQKTVLDYLIKPLNKVKESLRER, encoded by the coding sequence ATGAGCAATCTCAGTCTGCAACAAGAAAGGGCGCACCAAGAGCAGCGGATGTCACTGATTGTCTGGCTAACGCTGGTGGGGATGATAGTGATGTTTGTATGGGCTTACTTCGCCATCTTGGATGAAGTCACGGTCGGTACAGGAAAAGTCACGCCGTCGAGCCGTGCACAACTGATCGAGAGCCTTGATGGTGGGATTATCAATGAGTTACTGGTGCATGAAGGGGCGATCATCAATAAAGGGCAGATACTGGCGCGCCTCGATCCCACCCGTTTTCAATCTAATTACGGCGAAGCCGCCGCCCGAGTGCGCACCTTGCGCGCCTCTTCCGAACGTCTACGCGCTGAGTTAACTGGCGCTGCACTCGCTTTCGGCGCTGATACCTTAAAAGAACCCGAGCTGGTGGCACGCGAGACGCAATTTTATCTCTCCCGACGGCAAAACCTAAATGAGACCGTCAGCAATTTGCAGCAATCGCTGAAGCTGGTGCAGCAGGAGCTGCGAATGACGGAGCCGCTGGTGGCGAAAGGGGCAGCCAGTCAGGTTGAAGTGATTCGCCTACAGCGCCAGATCAGTGATCTGCGCGGTAAAATTGATGAAGCGCGCAACCAGTATGCCGTCAGGGCCAGAGAGGAGCAGGTGAAAAATAATGCCGATTTGGACGCGCAGTTACAGGTGGTTTCCGGTAAACAGGATCAACTCACCCGTACCACGCTGATTTCACCAGTGCGCGGCATCGTCAAGGACATTCAAGTTTCCACGGTCGGAGGGGTTCTGCAACCCGGCGGTAAGCTGATGGAGATCGTGCCTATCGAAGAGCAGCTATTGATTGAGACGCGAATTAATCCGCGTGATATTGCCTACATCCGGCCCGGATTAGCGGCAACAGTCAAGATAACGGCTTATGATTCATCTATTTATGGCAATCTGACTGGGGTGGTAGAGACGGTATCACCGGACACGCTGCAAGATGAGATTAAGCGCGACCAATTCTACTATCGTATCTACATTCGCACGGATAGGGCTGAGCTGATAAATAAAGCCGGTAAATCATTTCCAATATTACCGGGCATGGTCGCTAGCGTCGAAATTAAAACCGGCCAGAAAACGGTTTTGGATTACCTGATAAAACCGCTGAATAAAGTGAAGGAATCACTGCGCGAGCGCTAA
- a CDS encoding porin OmpC yields the protein MKLRVLSLLVPALLVAGSAGAAEIYNKDGNKLDLYGKVDGLHYFSDDKSKDGDQSYMRFGLKGETQISDQLTGYGQWEYQANLNKAESQDQGNFTRVGFAGLKFADYGSFDYGRNYGVLYDVTSWTDVLPEFGGDTYGADNFMSQRANGLATYRNTNFFGLVDGLNFALQYQGKNGSATESNNGRDVQGQNGDGYGMSLSYDLGWGVSASAAMASSKRTTEQNTTPGIYGNGDRADAYTGGLKYDANNVYLAANYTQTYNMTRFGDFSKTGPDAIFGFANKAQNIELVAQYQFDFGLRPSVAYLQSKGKDIGNGYGDQDLVKYVDVGATYFFNKNMSTYVDYKINLLDENNFTKNAGINTDDIVAVGLVYQF from the coding sequence ATGAAACTTCGAGTTCTTTCCCTGCTTGTTCCCGCTTTATTAGTTGCAGGTAGTGCAGGCGCGGCTGAAATTTACAACAAAGACGGTAACAAACTGGATCTGTACGGCAAAGTCGATGGTTTACATTATTTCTCTGATGATAAGAGCAAAGATGGCGATCAGTCCTATATGCGTTTTGGCCTGAAAGGCGAAACACAAATCAGTGACCAACTGACTGGCTACGGTCAGTGGGAATATCAGGCAAACCTAAATAAAGCAGAGAGCCAAGACCAAGGTAACTTTACCCGTGTTGGTTTCGCTGGTTTGAAATTTGCTGATTACGGCTCTTTTGATTACGGCCGTAACTACGGTGTGCTGTACGACGTAACTTCATGGACTGACGTACTGCCAGAGTTTGGTGGTGATACCTACGGCGCGGATAACTTCATGTCGCAGCGTGCTAACGGTTTAGCTACTTACCGTAACACCAACTTCTTTGGTTTAGTTGATGGCCTGAACTTCGCTCTGCAATATCAGGGCAAAAATGGCAGCGCGACCGAAAGCAACAATGGCCGTGATGTACAGGGTCAGAATGGCGACGGTTATGGTATGTCCCTGTCTTATGATCTGGGCTGGGGTGTGAGCGCGTCTGCGGCGATGGCTAGCTCTAAACGGACTACTGAGCAGAATACTACCCCAGGTATTTATGGTAACGGCGATCGTGCTGATGCCTACACTGGTGGCTTGAAATATGATGCCAACAATGTGTATCTGGCCGCTAACTACACCCAGACTTACAACATGACTCGCTTTGGTGATTTCAGCAAAACTGGCCCAGATGCCATTTTCGGTTTTGCTAACAAAGCACAAAATATTGAGTTAGTCGCTCAGTATCAATTTGATTTCGGCCTGCGCCCATCCGTGGCTTACCTGCAATCTAAAGGTAAAGACATTGGCAACGGCTATGGTGATCAAGATCTGGTCAAATACGTTGATGTCGGTGCCACTTACTTCTTCAACAAAAACATGTCCACCTACGTTGATTACAAAATCAACCTGTTGGATGAGAATAACTTCACCAAAAACGCCGGTATCAACACTGATGATATCGTAGCAGTTGGTTTGGTTTACCAGTTCTAA
- the smrB gene encoding endonuclease SmrB has translation MKNKYHLTPDELQLFKESIAGAKKLKQDTILHREPPKLGKKIAPERLLQEQVDATYYFSDEFQPQLDMEGPTRYVRPGVDHFEVKKLRRGDYSPDMFLDLHGLTQLQAKQELGALIAACKREHVHCACVMHGHGKHVLKQQTPLWLAQHPDVLAFHQAPKEWGGTAALLVLIELAL, from the coding sequence ATGAAAAATAAATATCACCTGACACCCGATGAATTGCAGCTATTTAAAGAGTCGATAGCGGGGGCAAAAAAGCTGAAGCAAGACACGATTCTCCACCGTGAGCCGCCTAAATTAGGTAAAAAAATCGCTCCGGAGCGATTACTCCAAGAGCAGGTTGATGCTACCTACTATTTCTCTGATGAATTCCAGCCGCAGCTCGATATGGAAGGCCCGACCCGCTATGTGCGACCGGGTGTAGACCATTTTGAAGTTAAAAAATTGCGACGTGGCGATTACTCGCCCGATATGTTTTTGGATTTGCACGGTTTAACTCAACTACAGGCCAAACAAGAGCTGGGTGCGTTGATTGCCGCTTGCAAACGTGAGCATGTGCATTGCGCCTGCGTCATGCATGGTCATGGCAAGCATGTTCTGAAGCAACAAACGCCGTTGTGGTTGGCACAGCATCCCGATGTGTTGGCTTTCCATCAAGCCCCTAAAGAGTGGGGAGGGACCGCTGCATTGCTGGTGTTGATTGAGTTAGCTCTGTAG
- the prmB gene encoding 50S ribosomal protein L3 N(5)-glutamine methyltransferase produces the protein MDKIFVDEAVNELHTIQDMLRWAVSRFNAANIFYGHGTDNPWDEAVQLVFPSLYLPIDIPEDMRSARLTSSERHRIVERVIRRVNERIPVAYLTNKAWFCDMEYYVDERVLVPRSPIGELINNRFDGLIRHQPKHILDMCTGSGCIAIACAYAFPEAEVDAVDISNDVLAVTEHNIEQHSMEHQVTPIRSDLFRDLPPIKYDLIVTNPPYVDAEDMADLPQEFRFEPELGLAAGSDGLDLARRILACAPDFLQDDGVLICEVGNSMVHLMDQYPDVPFTWLEFDHGGDGVFMLTKQQLIDCAPHFSQYRD, from the coding sequence TTGGACAAGATTTTCGTCGATGAAGCAGTAAATGAGCTGCACACCATTCAAGATATGCTGCGCTGGGCAGTCAGCCGGTTTAATGCGGCCAATATTTTTTATGGTCACGGTACTGATAATCCGTGGGACGAAGCGGTGCAACTGGTTTTCCCAAGCCTGTATTTACCGATTGATATTCCAGAAGATATGCGCAGCGCACGGCTGACCTCCAGTGAGCGTCACCGCATTGTTGAGCGGGTCATCCGTCGGGTTAACGAACGTATTCCGGTGGCTTATCTGACCAATAAAGCCTGGTTCTGTGACATGGAATATTATGTTGATGAGCGCGTGCTGGTGCCTCGTTCACCGATTGGTGAGTTGATCAATAACCGCTTTGATGGACTGATTCGCCATCAACCGAAACATATTCTGGATATGTGCACGGGCAGCGGCTGCATTGCCATTGCCTGTGCCTATGCTTTCCCGGAAGCCGAAGTGGATGCGGTGGATATCTCCAACGACGTATTGGCGGTGACTGAGCACAATATCGAGCAGCATTCAATGGAGCATCAGGTTACGCCGATTCGCTCTGATCTGTTCCGCGATTTGCCCCCAATCAAATATGATTTGATTGTCACTAACCCGCCCTATGTCGATGCTGAAGATATGGCCGACTTACCGCAGGAGTTCCGCTTTGAGCCTGAACTGGGGCTGGCTGCGGGCAGCGATGGTCTGGATCTGGCCCGCCGTATTCTGGCCTGTGCGCCGGACTTCTTGCAAGATGACGGCGTGCTGATTTGCGAAGTGGGCAACAGCATGGTGCATTTGATGGATCAATATCCAGATGTGCCGTTCACTTGGTTAGAGTTTGATCATGGCGGTGATGGCGTCTTTATGCTGACCAAACAGCAACTGATTGACTGCGCACCCCATTTTAGTCAGTACCGCGATTAA
- the aroC gene encoding chorismate synthase, producing the protein MAGNSIGQFFRVTTFGESHGIALGCIIDGVPPGIPITEADIQLDLDRRRPGTSRYTTQRREPDEVRILSGVFEGLTTGTSIGLMIENTDQRSQDYSAIKDVFRPGHADYTYEQKYGVRDYRGGGRSSARETAMRVAAGAIAKKYLAQKFGVQVRGYLAQIGDISCDLIDWDLVEQNPFFCPDASKLEPLDALMRELKKAGDSIGAKITVVAEHVPVGLGEPVFDRLDADLAHALMSINAVKGVEIGDGFAVVTKRGSENRDEITPQGFQSNHAGGILGGISSGQPVVAHIALKPTSSIMVPGQTINRQGEAVEMVTRGRHDPCVGIRAVPIAEAMMAIVLMDHLLRQRAQCGDVISDVPRW; encoded by the coding sequence ATGGCTGGGAACAGTATTGGGCAGTTTTTCCGCGTCACCACTTTTGGTGAATCTCACGGCATCGCCTTGGGGTGTATTATTGATGGCGTTCCGCCGGGTATTCCCATCACTGAAGCGGATATTCAGTTAGATCTTGACCGTCGTCGTCCGGGCACCTCTCGTTACACCACGCAACGCCGCGAGCCGGATGAAGTGCGCATTTTATCTGGCGTGTTCGAGGGGCTAACTACCGGGACCAGTATCGGGCTGATGATTGAAAACACTGATCAGCGATCGCAAGATTACAGCGCGATTAAAGATGTGTTTCGCCCCGGCCATGCTGATTACACCTACGAACAGAAGTACGGTGTGCGTGATTACCGTGGTGGTGGCCGCTCTTCCGCGCGTGAAACCGCGATGCGCGTGGCGGCGGGTGCCATCGCCAAAAAATATTTGGCGCAGAAATTCGGTGTACAGGTGAGGGGCTATTTGGCACAAATTGGTGATATCAGCTGTGATTTGATTGACTGGGATTTGGTCGAACAGAATCCGTTCTTCTGCCCTGATGCCAGTAAATTGGAGCCGCTGGATGCGCTAATGCGCGAGCTGAAAAAAGCGGGCGACTCGATTGGGGCCAAAATTACCGTGGTGGCTGAGCATGTCCCCGTGGGGTTGGGTGAGCCGGTATTTGACCGCTTGGATGCGGATCTGGCCCATGCGCTGATGAGTATCAATGCGGTGAAAGGGGTGGAAATTGGCGATGGTTTTGCGGTCGTCACCAAACGCGGCAGCGAAAACCGCGATGAAATTACGCCGCAAGGTTTCCAGAGCAACCATGCGGGCGGTATTTTGGGCGGCATCAGTAGTGGTCAACCGGTCGTGGCGCATATCGCGTTGAAACCTACATCCAGCATTATGGTTCCGGGGCAAACCATTAATCGGCAGGGTGAAGCGGTTGAGATGGTCACTCGTGGTCGCCATGACCCTTGTGTCGGCATCCGTGCTGTCCCCATTGCTGAAGCGATGATGGCTATTGTGTTAATGGATCACCTGTTGCGCCAACGTGCACAGTGCGGTGATGTGATTTCAGACGTTCCGCGCTGGTAG
- the mepA gene encoding penicillin-insensitive murein endopeptidase, with amino-acid sequence MVALTATAPAIAATPWQQIVNPVAGSPQSIGGFANGCVIGAMPLPLQSADYQVMRPDQRRYFGHPDLLNFIHRLSTQAEQHRLGTILIGDMAMPAGGRFSSGHASHQSGLDVDIWLQLPQQRWSQQQLLKPQPIDLVAADGKRVVSALWQPQVESLIKLAANDSEVTRIFVNPAIKKQLCLDAGADRNWLHKVRPWFGHRAHMHVRLRCPADSLECLEQESPPAGDGCGAELESWFQPYQPNTKPGKTLPPPLPPSCQALLDNHFAAE; translated from the coding sequence ATGGTGGCATTGACTGCCACCGCACCCGCCATCGCCGCGACGCCGTGGCAACAGATTGTGAATCCGGTGGCGGGATCGCCACAGTCGATTGGTGGCTTTGCCAACGGCTGTGTGATTGGTGCCATGCCGCTGCCGCTTCAGTCGGCAGATTATCAGGTGATGCGACCGGATCAGCGCCGCTATTTCGGCCACCCTGATTTATTGAATTTTATCCACCGCTTGAGTACTCAGGCTGAGCAGCATCGGCTGGGGACAATATTGATTGGTGATATGGCAATGCCCGCCGGTGGTCGTTTTAGCAGCGGTCATGCCAGCCATCAGTCAGGTCTGGACGTCGACATTTGGCTACAGTTGCCGCAACAGCGCTGGAGCCAACAGCAATTGCTCAAACCACAACCGATTGATTTAGTGGCCGCTGACGGCAAACGAGTGGTGTCTGCACTTTGGCAGCCGCAAGTGGAAAGTTTGATTAAGTTGGCGGCTAACGATAGCGAAGTGACCCGCATCTTCGTCAATCCGGCAATTAAAAAGCAGCTCTGTCTGGATGCAGGTGCGGATCGCAATTGGCTGCATAAAGTACGTCCGTGGTTTGGTCATCGTGCCCATATGCACGTGCGCTTACGCTGTCCGGCCGATAGTCTGGAGTGTTTGGAACAAGAGTCGCCGCCTGCGGGTGATGGCTGCGGTGCCGAACTCGAGAGCTGGTTCCAGCCTTATCAGCCCAATACTAAACCGGGTAAAACCTTACCCCCGCCATTACCGCCTTCATGTCAGGCGCTACTGGATAACCATTTCGCTGCGGAATAA
- a CDS encoding sulfite exporter TauE/SafE family protein, which translates to MDWFTLGPAVLGILFVVALLAGFIDSIAGGGGLLTVPTLLAVGLPPAQALATNKLQSVGGSFSASLYFIRRGAVNLKDQKLTIALTLVGSMLGAILVQHMRADILRQILPLLVIGIGVYFLVTPKLGEFDQKRRLSALPFALIAGGGVGFYDGFFGPGAGSFYALAFVTLCGFNLAKSTAHAKVLNFTSNVGGLIFFIVGGKVVWSIGLVMLVGQVLGARLGAHMVLTKGQKLIRPMIVVVSFVMSCKLLYDSHGAEITSWLGLHVFA; encoded by the coding sequence ATGGATTGGTTTACCCTTGGTCCTGCGGTTCTGGGGATATTATTTGTCGTTGCATTATTGGCCGGATTTATTGACTCCATCGCCGGTGGCGGCGGTTTACTGACTGTTCCGACCCTGCTGGCGGTGGGTTTACCCCCCGCGCAGGCATTAGCGACCAATAAACTGCAATCTGTTGGTGGTTCGTTCTCCGCCAGCCTCTATTTTATCCGCCGTGGTGCGGTTAATCTCAAGGATCAAAAGCTCACCATTGCGCTGACCTTGGTGGGGTCGATGCTGGGTGCGATTTTGGTTCAGCATATGCGGGCGGATATTCTGCGGCAAATCCTACCATTGCTGGTGATCGGCATCGGCGTCTATTTTCTGGTGACGCCTAAGTTAGGTGAGTTTGACCAAAAGCGCCGTTTGTCTGCACTGCCCTTTGCCTTGATAGCCGGTGGCGGTGTCGGTTTTTACGACGGTTTCTTTGGTCCCGGCGCGGGTTCTTTCTATGCGCTGGCCTTTGTCACCTTGTGCGGCTTCAATCTGGCGAAATCCACCGCTCATGCCAAAGTCCTGAATTTCACCTCTAATGTGGGCGGTCTGATCTTCTTCATTGTCGGCGGCAAAGTGGTGTGGAGTATTGGGCTGGTGATGCTGGTTGGGCAAGTGCTGGGTGCGCGGCTAGGGGCGCATATGGTGCTGACCAAGGGGCAGAAATTAATTCGCCCAATGATTGTCGTGGTGTCATTCGTCATGAGCTGCAAGCTGCTGTATGACAGCCACGGTGCCGAGATCACCTCCTGGCTGGGATTACACGTTTTCGCATAA
- a CDS encoding elongation factor P hydroxylase, with protein MTHHYQQLIDVFNASFSDPFNTQLVKGDDEPIYLPADDEFPYHRVVFAHGYYASAMHEISHWCIAGEERRKLVDFGYWYCPDGRDALTQSQFEAVEIKPQALEWMFCVAAGFPFNVSCDNLEGDCEPDRITFQRKVREQVLWHLENGISPRPAGFIQALQSFYNTPPLAPEHFPYPED; from the coding sequence ATGACGCACCATTATCAGCAGTTGATCGACGTTTTTAATGCCAGTTTTAGCGACCCATTTAACACCCAATTGGTCAAAGGTGACGATGAACCCATCTACCTGCCCGCCGACGATGAATTCCCTTACCATCGGGTGGTTTTTGCCCATGGTTATTACGCCAGCGCGATGCATGAAATCTCCCATTGGTGCATTGCGGGTGAAGAGCGGCGCAAGTTGGTGGATTTTGGCTATTGGTACTGCCCGGATGGGCGAGATGCGCTGACTCAGAGCCAGTTTGAAGCGGTCGAGATCAAACCACAGGCGCTGGAGTGGATGTTTTGTGTGGCGGCAGGTTTCCCTTTCAATGTCAGTTGCGACAATCTGGAAGGGGATTGTGAGCCAGACCGCATAACATTCCAGCGTAAAGTGCGCGAACAGGTGTTATGGCATCTGGAAAACGGAATATCCCCACGACCTGCGGGCTTTATTCAGGCGCTACAATCGTTTTACAATACGCCGCCGCTGGCCCCAGAACATTTTCCCTACCCGGAAGATTGA
- a CDS encoding YfcL family protein — MIAEFETHILAQIDDMVEHASDDDLFAGGYLRGHLTLAVAESEEFGEHTAEQLHARVQTSLEKAIKAGELSPPDQVLVLGLWDRLLEQAQNPLRP, encoded by the coding sequence ATGATCGCAGAATTTGAAACACACATCTTGGCGCAGATAGACGACATGGTAGAGCACGCCAGTGATGATGATTTATTTGCCGGTGGTTACCTGCGCGGTCATCTGACATTGGCGGTGGCTGAATCGGAAGAGTTTGGTGAACACACGGCGGAGCAGTTACATGCTCGCGTGCAAACCAGTCTGGAGAAAGCTATCAAAGCTGGCGAGCTATCCCCACCGGATCAGGTTTTGGTGTTGGGGCTATGGGATCGTTTACTCGAGCAAGCTCAAAATCCCCTTCGTCCTTGA